ggataagcagcagaaaacaaatgaatggatTAACTGATGAACACATAACTACTCAGTcaactctgctgttttatttgacaCTGGTCTGTCCCTGTCCCTCTTTCTTTATGTCCTCCGTCCTCTCAGCCTCTGTGACAGTCGTCCCCAACAGGTCTCAGTACTTTGAGTATGAGCAGATCAGTGTGAGCTGTGAACACTTCCGCTCCGGCGAGTGGACGGTGTGGAGATACACTACAGGGTGAGTTTACCACAGCACGCGGCTGCGATTGGTCCAAACCATCCATCGGTCTGAAGGTTTGTTTGCAGGTAGACGCTGGGCTGCAGCAtgtgagtctgaacagaaccagaaccagaaccaggtTAAAGACGCTGCATCATGACTGAAGCGTCCGTGCGTCCTGAGCCGCGTTTTAACGTGACGGTTTCACCAAAACTCACTGAATGAACCAAACATCACAGTGAAATTTAAAAGTGCCGCAGTAACGACGTCCGTCCACATGTGTAAACGATGACAAACTGAGGTGATGTGTCCCCAGTTTGGAGCTGTCCCAGTGTGGGTCGGGCTGGGGCGACCAGGCTTCCACTTCCTGTGTCATGGAGACGGTCAAGAAGCCCAGCAGTGGGGTGTACTGGTGTGAATCGAAACACAGACGCAGCAGCGACGCCGTCAACATCACTGTCACCGGTAAGATTctgcaaaaatacacaacaacagctacacaaGCCACACTCTGAAGCTGAGCCGGGATCAGGCTGCGACGCCGCTCAGCGACGGGGAGTCGCTGCTCTAAAAGGAAGTGATCAGAGGAAGTGAATCTTACGACGGCACATCTGCAGAATCCCTGAACCTCAGAAACATCAGCTGCAGACGCCGCTGTGCTTTCAGACAGGAACCTGGTTAAagaggagacacacagacacacacgcacacccacacacacacacacacacacctacacacacctacacacacacacacacacgtgatcAGGGTCAAAGAcctttttgttcagttttcgTCTCGTTTGGTTTGTacagttaccatggtaacagtaTGTTCTCATTATGAACCTCTCTGCACACCTGGaatattagcattagcattagcacgGCTACCTGTGCTCTCCACTTCAGAGCCGGCAGGTTCTCATTGTTTGTCTCAGCTGTCCTCAGTGGACTGGAGATGAACTCAGTCCAGAAAATATTCATCTTTTCATCATCTCGTTCCAGTAATCGCAGATGTGGTTAACGAACTTTCAGACGGTCTCTCAGACTCTCACTGTTGCACAAGGTTGAAGTAACCGACTAAAGAACGATGTAAAaccttttttccatctgtcctCAGTGGAACCAGTGATCCTGGAGAGTCCCGTCCTCCCTGTGACGGAGCGAGACGACGTCACTCTGCGCTGTAAAACATCAAACTCCGCCTCCTACCTCACAGCTGATTTCTACAAAGACAACATCTTTATTGGGTCTAAGGGAACAGGTCACATGACCATTCACAATTTTTCCAAGTCTGATGAAGGTGTCTACAGATGTGCAGTCCACGGCCTTGGACAGTCTCCGAGCAGCTGGCTGCTGGTGAGAGGTAAAGATTCAAAGTCACTAAACTTTACTCAACAGGTCTGAGCCAGTGGACAAAACTGAAACTGCTTAGAGGACAGATGTTATCTGCTCGTGAAGCAGAGACCAGCAGGAGCTCATTCTAACTCTGACTAATATGAAAGACACATGTTCAGCGTATCAGCAGGTAGAACGACCCTGTTCTCTGTTCTCAGTTCTCTGTTGATGACTCTTTGGTCTGTATTAGATCCAGAACAGTTAAAACTAGCAGGACTCTGGACACGTGTGCTGTTGTGTTGGGGGTTGTGTGGTTCTGGGGCCATGACATGGACTCTGTGGACGTTATCTCTGGCTTCAGCACTGAATGGAAGTCTGTCCGTCCACAGAGGACTCTGAGCCGGCCTCTCTCACGCCGTCCCCTGACTCGTCTCAGCTGACTGAGTATGAGAACCTGTCCCTGAGCTGTGGCGACGACAGCAGCTTTCGTGGATGGCGCATCAAACGGTTCACAACCGTCAGCGGCAAACTGTCCAGCTGTGGAGACGAGTGGGGGACGCCCACGTCCTCTGGCTGCGTCCTCCAAACAGTCAAGCAGCGAGACAGCGCTGTTTACTGGTGTGAGTCACCTTCAAAGCGCCGGAGCAACTCTGTCAACATCACTGTGTACGGTAGGAGCAACGAAACGCAACCACCCCAGCCTAGCAAAGGTAGCCTCAGGTACAGGCAGCGCTGCTGTTAGCAAAGCCCTCAGTGCCTCACAggcttaaacaaacaaacaaacaaacaacattacCCATAATCACTTGCACCCAGCAGACCTTGAAAAAGTTACTCTGACAGTCTGCAGATGTTTTAGAGCCGAGAGCTTCTCTGAGCGAGATGAACGGATTAGACGAGTCGTCCGGATACTTCCGGATCTGAGCTGGGAAACACGCAGCTCGTTATCCAATCAGATCTGAGTTTCACCAGCGACTCGTGAATCCATCGCTAACAGAGCACAGTCAGTCCTTCGCTCGCAGTGACATCATCACCTTACATTCACCATCAGATCCACAGAttgttcacacaaacatttgtctctgtgttcagatgGACCAGTGATCCTGCAGAGTCCTGTCCTCCCTGTGATGGACGGACATgatgtctctctgctctgtaaaACAAAGGACGCTCCCTCCGACCTCCCAGCTGATTTCTATAAAGATGGCTCCTTCATCAGGACCGAGCCCACGGGTCACATGACCATCCGCCATGTTTCCAGGTCTGATGAAGGCGTCTACAGCTGTAAGGTCAGGGGTCATGGAGAGTCTCCACCCAGCTGGCTGTTTGTCACAGGTGAGGTCAGGTTTGGAGGCAGTTATGTTTCAGAGGTGGAGTGATTTTAGTTTGGTAGCTGACGCCTGATGGTGGAGGTGATGGGTGACAGTGACACCTAGTGGTCTGAATAAACGGCAGCAGTTCAGGTACCATGTGATCTCATGTCTGTTTTGATGAATTAACCAAACATATAACATACATGTGCTGCAGTCACACTCAGAGACGGGTTTAACATGTGTAGGTGCTGGGAGTCTGAACTCTAACAGTTTCtacttctacttttttttttaaac
The sequence above is drawn from the Toxotes jaculatrix isolate fToxJac2 chromosome 23, fToxJac2.pri, whole genome shotgun sequence genome and encodes:
- the LOC121177360 gene encoding Fc receptor-like protein 5 isoform X1 gives rise to the protein MNGLTDEHITTQSTLLFYLTLVCPCPSFFMSSVLSASVTVVPNRSQYFEYEQISVSCEHFRSGEWTVWRYTTGLELSQCGSGWGDQASTSCVMETVKKPSSGVYWCESKHRRSSDAVNITVTVEPVILESPVLPVTERDDVTLRCKTSNSASYLTADFYKDNIFIGSKGTGHMTIHNFSKSDEGVYRCAVHGLGQSPSSWLLVREDSEPASLTPSPDSSQLTEYENLSLSCGDDSSFRGWRIKRFTTVSGKLSSCGDEWGTPTSSGCVLQTVKQRDSAVYWCESPSKRRSNSVNITVYDGPVILQSPVLPVMDGHDVSLLCKTKDAPSDLPADFYKDGSFIRTEPTGHMTIRHVSRSDEGVYSCKVRGHGESPPSWLFVTDADAQDSAPVSEPTPSLLTALRYIVVCSPYFISTLLMASEYRRRPTAGRTLPVSMTMPPASEDDDGVEGEYDDAVAAGVTTEHHF
- the LOC121177360 gene encoding Fc receptor-like protein 4 isoform X4, with the protein product MNGLTDEHITTQSTLLFYLTLVCPCPSFFMSSVLSASVTVVPNRSQYFEYEQISVSCEHFRSGEWTVWRYTTGLELSQCGSGWGDQASTSCVMETVKKPSSGVYWCESKHRRSSDAVNITVTVEPVILESPVLPVTERDDVTLRCKTSNSASYLTADFYKDNIFIGSKGTGHMTIHNFSKSDEGVYRCAVHGLGQSPSSWLLVRDGPVILQSPVLPVMDGHDVSLLCKTKDAPSDLPADFYKDGSFIRTEPTGHMTIRHVSRSDEGVYSCKVRGHGESPPSWLFVTDADAQDSAPVSEPTPSLLTALRYIVVCSPYFISTLLMASEYRRRPTAGRTLPVSMTMPPASEDDDGVEGEYDDAVAAGVTTEHHF
- the LOC121177360 gene encoding Fc receptor-like protein 5 isoform X2 — encoded protein: MNGLTDEHITTQSTLLFYLTLVCPCPSFFMSSVLSASVTVVPNRSQYFEYEQISVSCEHFRSGEWTVWRYTTGLELSQCGSGWGDQASTSCVMETVKKPSSGVYWCESKHRRSSDAVNITVTVEPVILESPVLPVTERDDVTLRCKTSNSASYLTADFYKDNIFIGSKGTGHMTIHNFSKSDEGVYRCAVHGLGQSPSSWLLVREDSEPASLTPSPDSSQLTEYENLSLSCGDDSSFRGWRIKRFTTVSGKLSSCGDEWGTPTSSGCVLQTVKQRDSAVYWCESPSKRRSNSVNITVYDGPVILQSPVLPVMDGHDVSLLCKTKDAPSDLPADFYKDGSFIRTEPTGHMTIRHVSRSDEGVYSCKVRGHGESPPSWLFVTDADAQDSAPVSEPTPSLLTALRYIVVCSPYFISTLLMASEYRRRPTGRTLPVSMTMPPASEDDDGVEGEYDDAVAAGVTTEHHF
- the LOC121177360 gene encoding Fc receptor-like protein 4 isoform X3 is translated as MKAARLFIFSVLLMFNTSAHGRASVTVVPNRSQYFEYEQISVSCEHFRSGEWTVWRYTTGLELSQCGSGWGDQASTSCVMETVKKPSSGVYWCESKHRRSSDAVNITVTVEPVILESPVLPVTERDDVTLRCKTSNSASYLTADFYKDNIFIGSKGTGHMTIHNFSKSDEGVYRCAVHGLGQSPSSWLLVREDSEPASLTPSPDSSQLTEYENLSLSCGDDSSFRGWRIKRFTTVSGKLSSCGDEWGTPTSSGCVLQTVKQRDSAVYWCESPSKRRSNSVNITVYDGPVILQSPVLPVMDGHDVSLLCKTKDAPSDLPADFYKDGSFIRTEPTGHMTIRHVSRSDEGVYSCKVRGHGESPPSWLFVTDADAQDSAPVSEPTPSLLTALRYIVVCSPYFISTLLMASEYRRRPTAGRTLPVSMTMPPASEDDDGVEGEYDDAVAAGVTTEHHF